TCGCTGGGGAGCTGCTCACAATGAAATCATGCTCACTAAGGACGGGCCTCGCCTCATAGAAACAGGCGCTAGAATGTGCGGTGGTCCAGTGGTTGGCTTTGCTCGAGAAGCGACTAGTAGTAGTCAAGCCGATAAATTAGTAGAGATTTATGTTGATGGGGATGTCTCAACAAAGGAATACGTATTTAAAAAAACGGTTGTGCCAGTTTTTTTGAAATCACCCGCTAAAGGCAAAATATCAAATGCGGAAGCCTTCGCTGACATTTCTAAATTACCGACATTTCTTAACAAGCACATTTGGTTTAAAAATGGTGATCTTGTTCCACAAACAGTGGATTATCTAACGAGTATTGGAATTATTGGGTTGGCTGGAGAGAGGGAGTCCATTTTATTGGATTACGAAAAAATTCGAAGCATGGAGTCGAAATTAGTTATCCAGACATTTTAGAGTTTCTATTGCTGAACTACCATTGAAATATTTTTCAATAGTGAGAAGTGTTCTATGCACTTGAATTTTAAATGACTGATTCATTAGCCTAATCAACAAGGTGTCCATCGATTACAAATTTGCCTATACTTATATTATTTATTTAAAAATAAAAAATGGATAACAACTCCAAAAGTTTTGGTGAAGTGAATGAGCGAATAGGTAATGCAATACACCATGTCTGTTTAAATGCATCGGATGCAAAATTCATTAAATCCAATATTCAAGAGAGTTACCAAAGTTGGGCTAATAGGCTTTATGACCGAGTTTTTTTGAATTGGGGATTATGTGATAAAAAAATATATGGGGAATTATCGGCATTAAATTTTGATTTTTCTAAAGTGGGTTTTTTCCCTCATGTTTATGGACAATCGCTACTTTTTTATTTGATAAGGCCATTAATAAAAATCCATTTCTTTAATAAAAGGTTACTTGATGTAGGCTGTGGTAATGGCGTCGGTTTGAAAATAAGTACTGAATTATTAAAAGCAAGATACGCGTTAGGCATCGATTTGGTCAACAAGCTCGTAACTAATTCCAATCATAGTTTTTACACAGAAGATAAAATTAATTATATGCAGGCCGATGCAGAAAATATGTCTGTAGCAAACGAAAGTTTTGATATTGTAACTAACCTTGAAAGTTCACATCTTTATCCTCAAATCGAGC
Above is a genomic segment from Legionella pneumophila subsp. pascullei containing:
- a CDS encoding class I SAM-dependent methyltransferase; translation: MDNNSKSFGEVNERIGNAIHHVCLNASDAKFIKSNIQESYQSWANRLYDRVFLNWGLCDKKIYGELSALNFDFSKVGFFPHVYGQSLLFYLIRPLIKIHFFNKRLLDVGCGNGVGLKISTELLKARYALGIDLVNKLVTNSNHSFYTEDKINYMQADAENMSVANESFDIVTNLESSHLYPQIEHFFSEVERVLAPNGFFCYADVHFDVKQQAERLEAFVKTRKNLRIIEKHNITKMVQASIYQRLIVNEKGFYQLAQYLLGPDKINFTSELANVASSMGLMFLPWWRIRFKNPALQALGKFARRCKHWNKKYYFYYLIQKIDS